The following are encoded together in the Flavobacterium haoranii genome:
- a CDS encoding SusC/RagA family TonB-linked outer membrane protein, translated as MKTLQKKLLLLLLILPISMFAQNTLNGVVLDSGSQQPLPGVNIVIKGTSNGTTTDFDGNFSLEKVKQNDVIVFSYLGYKENTVTYTGQKNISVSLTEDSQQLQDVVVIGYGTVKKEDATGSVNTITDKTFVKGPVVAADQMIQGKVAGVQITNGGGAPGEGATIRVRQGSSLGSFGSSNDPLFVIDGVPVAADNTGGRNPLATINQNDIESVTVLKDASAAAIYGSRASNGVIIITTKKGKSGEMKINYNGNVSFSSIAKKVDVLNGNQLRDYVTTYGNANQQALLGTANTDWQKEIYRDAIGTDHNISLSGGADNITYRASAGYTNMDGILKEDNFSRATTSVALVGNFFDNHLKIEANNKTSSMQNNYSERSAIGASLAFDPTQNVTNPDGSYFEWNQQLASRNPVGLINKSHNYGTSFRSLGNIQTEYKLHFFPDLKAVANFGYDYTSGRSYGGYDNDYVYNNVNAEYDYRNESKNRLMDLFLNYKKDISAIKGSIDLTAGYNYQNFDYINNPGFSTTLAGNTSTSQYKKQGYNIQSYFARGIFNVYDKYILTATIRRDGTSRFAPAYRWSNFPSAALAWKLDKEKFLENVNSISSLKLRFGWGITGQQDIGRLYPSLPTYLSADNQAQYQIGNSFYNPIRPQEYNPNLKWEQTETRNIGLDFGLFKNRITGAVDVYEKRTKDLIAYIPNPPFYGFSNYNYYNIGKTKNQGIEMALEAILVTNDDWNVTVGGNVTLQNAKVTGLIDGASEFGISTGGITGGINNEVQRIQVGYFPNAYYVYEQAYDADGNPIDGVFIDRNGDGQINSADRYFYKKPQADVYYGFYTNISYKNWDFAMSWRGSWGNYNYYNVDSNLGWQNQILIRDTDLGNATTEVLNTNFTYAGSERFLSDYYVRDASFIRMDNVTIGYNFKNFLGSKANAKLSLGGQNLILITSYKGIDPEVNGGIDNTIYPRPRMYTLGLNVNF; from the coding sequence ATGAAAACACTGCAAAAAAAGTTATTACTTTTATTACTTATTTTACCTATAAGTATGTTTGCACAAAACACTTTAAATGGTGTCGTTTTAGATAGTGGTTCTCAACAGCCATTACCTGGAGTAAACATTGTAATAAAAGGAACTTCTAATGGAACAACTACCGATTTTGATGGTAATTTCTCATTAGAAAAAGTAAAACAAAATGATGTAATTGTATTTAGCTACTTAGGCTATAAAGAGAATACGGTTACTTATACAGGACAAAAAAACATTTCAGTTTCTTTAACAGAAGATTCTCAGCAATTACAAGATGTTGTAGTAATTGGTTATGGAACTGTTAAAAAAGAAGATGCAACAGGTTCGGTAAATACAATTACAGATAAAACCTTTGTTAAAGGACCTGTAGTAGCAGCTGATCAAATGATTCAAGGTAAGGTTGCCGGAGTTCAAATTACTAATGGTGGTGGAGCTCCAGGTGAAGGTGCAACTATTAGAGTCAGACAAGGTTCTTCTCTTGGTAGTTTTGGATCTTCTAATGACCCACTTTTTGTTATTGATGGTGTTCCTGTTGCTGCAGATAATACTGGAGGAAGAAATCCATTAGCAACAATAAACCAAAATGACATTGAAAGTGTTACCGTTTTAAAAGATGCGTCAGCAGCAGCTATTTATGGTTCAAGAGCATCGAATGGTGTTATAATAATCACTACTAAAAAAGGTAAAAGTGGTGAAATGAAAATCAACTATAATGGCAATGTTTCTTTTAGTTCAATTGCAAAAAAAGTAGATGTATTAAACGGAAACCAATTAAGAGATTATGTTACCACTTACGGAAATGCAAATCAACAAGCATTACTAGGTACTGCAAATACAGATTGGCAAAAAGAAATTTACAGAGATGCAATTGGCACAGACCATAATATCTCATTATCTGGTGGAGCTGACAATATCACTTATAGAGCTTCAGCTGGCTACACAAACATGGATGGTATTTTAAAAGAAGATAATTTTTCTCGAGCAACTACAAGTGTAGCATTAGTTGGTAACTTTTTTGATAACCACCTAAAAATTGAAGCAAATAATAAAACTTCTTCCATGCAAAACAACTACAGTGAAAGAAGTGCAATAGGTGCCTCGTTAGCTTTTGATCCAACTCAAAATGTAACAAATCCAGATGGCTCTTACTTTGAATGGAATCAACAATTAGCAAGTAGAAACCCTGTTGGATTGATAAACAAATCACACAATTATGGGACTTCATTTAGAAGTTTAGGAAACATTCAAACCGAATATAAATTACACTTTTTTCCAGATTTAAAAGCAGTAGCTAACTTTGGTTATGATTACACTTCTGGAAGAAGTTATGGGGGTTATGATAATGATTATGTTTACAATAATGTAAATGCGGAATATGACTACAGAAATGAAAGTAAAAATAGATTGATGGATTTATTTTTAAATTATAAAAAAGACATTTCTGCAATTAAAGGTTCTATTGATTTAACCGCTGGATATAATTATCAAAACTTCGATTACATTAATAATCCAGGATTTTCAACTACGTTAGCTGGTAACACAAGTACATCTCAATACAAAAAACAAGGATATAATATACAATCCTATTTTGCAAGAGGTATTTTTAATGTTTATGACAAATATATTTTAACTGCAACCATAAGACGAGATGGAACTTCTAGATTTGCTCCTGCATACAGATGGAGTAATTTCCCATCTGCTGCTTTAGCTTGGAAATTAGATAAAGAAAAATTTCTTGAAAATGTTAATTCTATATCGTCATTAAAACTAAGATTTGGATGGGGAATTACTGGACAACAAGATATTGGTAGACTATACCCATCTCTGCCAACTTATTTAAGTGCTGATAATCAAGCACAATATCAAATCGGAAACAGTTTTTACAATCCAATTAGACCACAAGAATATAATCCTAATTTAAAATGGGAGCAAACAGAAACAAGAAACATAGGTTTAGATTTTGGTCTTTTCAAAAACAGAATTACAGGTGCTGTAGATGTATATGAAAAACGAACTAAAGACCTTATTGCATACATCCCAAATCCACCATTTTATGGTTTTTCAAATTATAACTATTACAACATAGGTAAAACTAAAAATCAAGGTATTGAAATGGCATTAGAAGCAATTTTAGTAACTAATGACGATTGGAATGTAACTGTAGGAGGAAATGTAACATTACAAAACGCAAAAGTAACTGGGTTAATTGATGGTGCTTCCGAATTTGGAATTTCAACTGGTGGTATAACTGGTGGTATCAACAATGAAGTACAAAGAATTCAAGTTGGTTATTTCCCTAATGCATACTATGTATATGAACAAGCGTATGATGCAGATGGTAACCCAATTGACGGTGTTTTTATCGACAGAAATGGTGACGGACAAATTAATAGTGCTGACCGCTATTTTTACAAAAAGCCTCAAGCAGATGTTTATTATGGTTTTTACACTAATATAAGCTATAAAAACTGGGATTTTGCAATGTCTTGGAGAGGCAGCTGGGGTAACTATAATTACTATAATGTTGATTCTAATTTAGGTTGGCAAAACCAAATCTTAATTAGAGATACAGATTTAGGTAATGCTACAACAGAGGTTTTAAATACAAACTTCACTTATGCTGGTTCTGAAAGATTTTTATCAGATTATTACGTTAGAGATGCTTCTTTCATAAGAATGGACAATGTAACAATTGGTTACAACTTCAAAAACTTCTTAGGAAGTAAAGCAAATGCTAAATTATCGCTTGGTGGACAAAATTTAATCTTAATCACTAGTTACAAAGGTATTGACCCAGAGGTTAACGGTGGTATCGATAATACAATTTACCCAAGACCTAGAATGTACACTTTAGGTTTAAATGTAAACTTTTAA
- a CDS encoding SusE domain-containing protein — MKNIIKSLFILLSVATISCSTDDVQDRPAIQGIDAPILSAPEDGNIYILLPENMTQQAERFVWSKANYNGDVAISYSLEIDNNGGDFSAAQVLGGTSGALQSSISTETLNTACLALGATPYTAANFDVRVISSANGYSPMVSNVVTITVTPYSTDLPKIGVVGNHQGWSPATAPELAASGFGATDYEGYVWLDGEFKFIAANSSGVYEWGNTDWGDDGSFSGVLLQGSSTNCGPNAAGYYRVRANTTDLTYETTLVSWGVIGSATPGGWDSDTNMTYDANTGKWSLVVTLVDGEIKFRYNDSWNNGSDQFNLGSYDGGADPGNYGGEMMTYGGGNIAVTAGTYLIELDLTSPRDYKYSITPQ, encoded by the coding sequence ATGAAAAATATAATTAAATCATTATTTATATTATTATCAGTTGCAACAATTTCATGTAGTACTGATGATGTTCAAGATAGACCTGCTATTCAAGGAATAGATGCTCCAATTTTATCTGCTCCAGAAGACGGTAATATTTACATTCTATTACCAGAGAACATGACTCAACAAGCAGAGAGATTTGTTTGGAGTAAAGCAAATTATAATGGTGATGTAGCAATCTCTTACAGCTTAGAAATTGATAATAACGGAGGAGACTTTTCTGCAGCTCAAGTATTAGGCGGAACTTCAGGAGCTCTTCAATCATCAATCTCTACAGAAACATTAAATACAGCATGTTTAGCATTAGGAGCTACTCCTTATACTGCTGCTAATTTTGATGTAAGAGTTATTTCAAGTGCAAATGGATACAGCCCAATGGTTTCAAATGTTGTAACAATAACAGTAACTCCTTATTCTACTGATTTACCTAAAATTGGAGTTGTAGGTAACCACCAAGGATGGTCTCCAGCTACAGCTCCAGAATTAGCAGCTTCAGGTTTTGGTGCAACAGATTATGAAGGATATGTTTGGTTAGATGGAGAATTTAAGTTTATTGCAGCTAATTCTTCTGGAGTATATGAGTGGGGAAATACAGATTGGGGTGATGACGGATCTTTTTCTGGTGTTTTATTACAAGGAAGCTCAACAAATTGTGGTCCAAATGCTGCAGGTTATTATAGAGTTAGAGCAAATACAACTGATTTAACTTATGAAACTACTTTGGTAAGTTGGGGTGTTATTGGAAGCGCTACTCCAGGTGGTTGGGATAGTGATACAAATATGACTTATGACGCAAATACGGGTAAATGGTCATTAGTTGTGACATTAGTAGATGGAGAAATTAAATTTCGTTACAATGATTCTTGGAATAATGGTTCAGACCAATTTAACTTAGGAAGTTATGATGGAGGAGCTGATCCAGGAAATTATGGAGGTGAAATGATGACCTATGGTGGTGGTAATATAGCTGTTACTGCAGGAACTTATCTAATAGAATTAGATTTAACAAGTCCAAGAGACTACAAATATTCAATTACACCACAATAA
- a CDS encoding RagB/SusD family nutrient uptake outer membrane protein, with amino-acid sequence MKNLKINLLSLSSFLLLLLTISCTDELNTKPEGAEQTADEVFSDPDSYKNFLAKLYAGLATTGQQGPAGAGDVAGIDEGFSSYLRNYWNFQELTTDEAIIAWNDATIKDFHWHSWTTSDGFIKATFYRLAYQITNCNEFLRQSTDEKLDSRGITGAVRDEIIVYRAEARFLRALSYWHIIDLFGGASLTTEDSPTQYYLPPYASRQDLFDFVEQELTEMESDLKDPNTNEQFRVDKAAAWMLKAKLFLNAQVYIGEDRNADAFTYVNKVINETSYSLHNNYRQLFMADNNSNGAQNEFIFAVAFDGLHTKTYGGTTYLTHAAVGGSMTASDFGINGGWAGLRTTSAFVNKFNGMDNDYRKQFYTNGQSLEINDVGSFTDGYAISKWKNVDSFGNQGSDSSGDFVDTDYPVFRLADAYLMYAECYLRNGGGDASTAVGYINDLRERAYGNTSGNITTSDLNLDFILDERARELHWEGHRRTDLIRFGKFSGSSYLWPWKGNVANGSPIPTYRRLFPIPQDAIIVNPNLIQNPGY; translated from the coding sequence ATGAAGAATTTAAAAATTAACCTTTTAAGTTTATCTTCTTTTCTTCTTTTGTTATTAACTATTTCTTGTACTGATGAGTTAAACACAAAACCAGAAGGAGCTGAACAAACAGCTGACGAGGTATTTTCAGACCCAGATTCTTATAAAAACTTCTTAGCAAAATTATATGCAGGTCTTGCAACCACTGGACAACAAGGTCCTGCGGGTGCTGGAGACGTTGCTGGAATAGACGAAGGTTTCAGTTCTTACTTAAGAAATTACTGGAATTTTCAAGAATTAACAACAGATGAAGCAATTATTGCTTGGAATGATGCTACTATAAAAGATTTCCATTGGCACAGTTGGACAACCTCTGATGGATTTATTAAAGCTACTTTTTATAGATTAGCATATCAAATAACTAATTGTAATGAGTTTTTAAGACAATCAACTGATGAAAAACTAGATAGTAGAGGTATTACTGGAGCAGTAAGAGATGAAATTATAGTATACAGAGCAGAAGCTAGATTTTTAAGAGCTTTAAGTTACTGGCATATTATTGATTTATTTGGAGGTGCTTCATTAACTACTGAGGACTCTCCAACTCAATATTACTTACCTCCATATGCTTCAAGACAAGATTTATTTGATTTTGTGGAGCAAGAACTAACTGAAATGGAATCAGATTTAAAAGACCCTAATACTAATGAACAATTTAGAGTAGATAAAGCTGCTGCATGGATGTTAAAAGCAAAATTATTTTTGAATGCTCAAGTTTATATTGGTGAAGATAGAAATGCAGATGCTTTTACTTATGTAAATAAAGTTATCAATGAAACTAGTTATTCATTACATAATAATTACAGACAATTATTCATGGCTGACAACAATTCAAACGGAGCTCAAAATGAATTTATCTTTGCCGTTGCTTTTGATGGTTTACATACAAAAACCTACGGTGGAACCACTTATTTAACACACGCTGCCGTGGGTGGTAGTATGACTGCTTCTGATTTTGGAATCAATGGTGGTTGGGCAGGTTTAAGAACTACATCTGCATTTGTAAATAAATTCAATGGCATGGACAATGACTACCGTAAACAATTTTACACTAACGGACAAAGTCTAGAGATAAATGATGTGGGAAGTTTTACAGATGGATATGCTATTTCAAAATGGAAAAATGTTGACAGTTTTGGAAATCAAGGCTCTGACTCATCTGGAGACTTTGTAGATACTGATTATCCTGTTTTTAGACTTGCAGATGCTTATTTAATGTATGCAGAATGTTATTTAAGAAATGGTGGTGGAGATGCAAGTACTGCCGTAGGATATATTAATGATCTTAGAGAAAGAGCTTATGGTAATACTTCTGGAAATATTACAACTTCTGATTTAAATTTAGACTTTATTTTAGATGAAAGAGCACGCGAATTACATTGGGAAGGTCATAGAAGAACTGATTTAATTCGTTTTGGAAAATTTTCAGGAAGTTCATACTTATGGCCTTGGAAAGGGAATGTTGCCAATGGCTCACCAATCCCTACTTATAGAAGACTTTTCCCAATACCTCAAGATGCAATTATTGTAAACCCTAATTTAATTCAAAACCCTGGTTATTAA
- a CDS encoding alpha-amylase family glycosyl hydrolase encodes MKKIYLLLFSIITSFTFAQVSWQGGTTPEANQTATLLFDKTGTGLASYSGTIYAHTGVTVNGNPWQNVIGSWGNNTTQPALTLVSGNIYKLDLTPTIQDFYSNPSGTISKINIVFRSATGSQQSVDLELPVGAFQVNLNTPYENSYTVVNSGGSLAISASNTGGNANYNLIANGSTINTFTGSSYSYSDTNITVNKSYELQITLGGQTFSKFFNVVVSPTTVTEALPTGLDLGINYNSSDNSKATLVLNAPGKDFVYVAGSFNYWQPTAAYAMKKDPSSSKFWLELTGLTAGQVYTYQYWVVDQTPTANSQAMVKTADPCSTLVLSPYDDPWISAASFPNLNTTYAYPSGQEREVTVLQTGQTPYNWQVTNFTKPNKDNLVVYELLVRDFDADRNYQDVIDKIDYFKNLGINAIELMPVMEFEGNESWGYNTAYHMALDKFYGTEDKLRELVDLCHQNGIAVILDIAFNHAFGRNPMVRMWMNDPDGDGWGSPNTDNPYFNTSARHSYSVGEDFNHQSTHTKEYVKRTLKHWIQDFKIDGFRWDLTKGFTQNCSGGDDACTNNYQADRVAVLKEYADYQWSLDNDQYVIFEHLGTGGSATEETEWANYRYAEGKGIMLWGEIFYPYKQLAQGYSTGADISTIGHTSRGFTGKRLMGYPESHDKDRLMYEAVTYGNGSGSFPVAGNLTNALNRMASIGAVSILVPGPKMIWHFQELGMDDSIFTCNNGTVNSDSDATAGDCKLDTKPQPQWVENWLADPVRGPIYQKYSRFIELKTTEPVFNGSYAISPDGNNIRQRVYVYDNSLPSTSLKNVVILANFSVANQNVTPDFPYTGTWYDLMDNTPYVVTSTSAQIAIASGQFRIFGNQPSTLSNDTFLDESKINLYPNPSNTEIFISEGMDSIEIFTLTGQKVLDFKSVLSDSAMNISSLQNGLYLVKATKDNKSFTKRLIKN; translated from the coding sequence ATGAAAAAAATTTACTTACTACTTTTCTCAATAATAACTAGCTTTACATTTGCACAAGTTTCTTGGCAAGGTGGCACAACACCCGAAGCAAATCAAACTGCAACATTATTATTTGATAAAACTGGAACAGGACTTGCTTCATATTCTGGAACAATATATGCACATACTGGAGTGACTGTTAATGGAAATCCTTGGCAAAATGTTATAGGATCTTGGGGTAACAATACCACGCAACCTGCATTAACTTTAGTTTCTGGAAATATTTATAAATTAGATTTAACTCCTACAATCCAAGATTTTTACAGCAATCCTTCTGGAACCATTTCTAAAATTAATATTGTGTTTAGAAGTGCTACTGGTTCGCAACAATCTGTAGATTTAGAATTACCTGTTGGAGCATTTCAAGTTAACTTAAACACACCTTATGAAAACAGTTACACAGTTGTAAATTCAGGTGGAAGTTTAGCAATTTCTGCATCTAATACTGGTGGAAACGCGAACTACAATTTAATTGCAAATGGTTCAACCATCAATACATTTACAGGAAGTTCCTATTCATATTCTGACACAAACATTACTGTAAATAAATCTTATGAGCTGCAGATAACTTTAGGAGGACAAACCTTTTCAAAATTTTTCAATGTTGTTGTTAGTCCAACGACAGTTACGGAAGCTTTACCAACTGGTTTAGATTTAGGAATTAATTATAACTCTTCCGATAATTCAAAAGCAACTTTAGTATTAAATGCTCCTGGAAAAGATTTTGTTTATGTAGCAGGCTCTTTTAACTATTGGCAACCAACTGCTGCTTATGCTATGAAAAAAGATCCATCATCTTCTAAATTTTGGTTAGAATTAACTGGATTAACAGCTGGACAAGTTTATACTTATCAATATTGGGTGGTAGATCAAACTCCTACAGCAAATTCTCAAGCTATGGTAAAAACTGCTGATCCTTGTTCAACATTAGTGCTTTCTCCTTATGATGATCCATGGATCTCAGCTGCTTCATTTCCTAATTTAAATACTACTTATGCTTATCCTTCAGGACAAGAAAGAGAAGTAACCGTTTTACAAACAGGCCAAACTCCATACAATTGGCAAGTAACTAATTTTACGAAACCAAATAAGGATAACTTAGTAGTTTACGAGCTTCTAGTTCGTGATTTTGATGCAGATAGAAATTATCAAGATGTAATTGACAAAATAGATTATTTTAAAAATTTAGGAATCAATGCCATCGAATTAATGCCGGTAATGGAATTTGAAGGCAATGAAAGTTGGGGTTATAACACCGCTTATCATATGGCTTTAGATAAATTCTATGGAACAGAAGATAAATTACGTGAATTAGTTGATCTATGCCATCAAAATGGTATCGCTGTAATTTTAGATATTGCCTTTAACCACGCATTTGGAAGAAACCCTATGGTTCGTATGTGGATGAATGATCCTGATGGTGATGGCTGGGGAAGTCCTAACACAGATAATCCATATTTTAATACTTCTGCAAGACATAGTTATAGTGTTGGAGAAGATTTTAATCATCAATCTACACATACTAAAGAGTATGTAAAAAGAACACTTAAACATTGGATACAAGACTTTAAAATTGATGGTTTCCGTTGGGATTTAACTAAAGGTTTCACTCAAAATTGTTCTGGTGGTGACGATGCTTGTACTAATAACTATCAAGCTGATAGAGTTGCTGTTTTAAAAGAATATGCAGACTATCAATGGTCGTTAGATAACGATCAATATGTAATTTTTGAACATTTAGGTACAGGTGGATCTGCAACCGAAGAAACAGAATGGGCAAATTACAGATATGCTGAAGGAAAAGGGATAATGTTATGGGGTGAAATTTTCTATCCTTATAAGCAATTAGCTCAAGGTTATTCTACTGGAGCCGATATTTCAACTATTGGTCATACAAGTAGAGGCTTTACAGGTAAACGTTTAATGGGATATCCTGAAAGTCACGATAAAGACAGATTGATGTATGAAGCTGTTACTTACGGTAATGGAAGTGGATCTTTCCCAGTTGCTGGTAATTTAACTAATGCTTTAAATAGAATGGCTTCAATTGGAGCTGTGAGTATTTTAGTTCCAGGACCGAAAATGATTTGGCATTTCCAAGAACTAGGAATGGATGATTCAATATTCACATGTAATAATGGTACAGTAAATTCCGATTCTGATGCGACTGCTGGAGATTGTAAATTAGATACAAAACCTCAACCACAATGGGTAGAAAACTGGTTAGCCGATCCTGTTCGCGGACCTATTTATCAAAAGTATTCTAGATTTATAGAATTAAAAACAACAGAACCTGTGTTTAACGGAAGTTACGCAATTAGTCCTGACGGAAACAATATTAGACAAAGAGTTTATGTTTACGACAATAGTCTTCCGTCAACAAGTTTAAAAAATGTTGTTATTTTAGCTAACTTCTCTGTTGCTAATCAAAATGTAACTCCAGATTTTCCTTACACTGGAACTTGGTATGATTTAATGGATAATACTCCTTATGTTGTAACAAGTACTAGTGCACAAATAGCTATTGCATCTGGTCAATTTAGAATTTTTGGTAACCAACCATCAACTTTAAGTAATGATACATTTTTAGATGAATCTAAAATTAACTTATATCCTAATCCTTCAAATACAGAAATTTTTATTTCAGAAGGAATGGATTCAATAGAAATTTTCACTTTAACAGGTCAAAAAGTATTAGATTTTAAATCGGTTCTTTCTGATTCTGCCATGAATATTTCATCATTACAAAACGGATTATATCTTGTAAAAGCTACAAAAGACAATAAATCATTTACAAAGCGCTTGATAAAAAATTAG